One region of Zootoca vivipara chromosome 7, rZooViv1.1, whole genome shotgun sequence genomic DNA includes:
- the AVPR1B gene encoding vasopressin V1b receptor, with translation MGKNSTDHSSFVNRSFLESTRLFEPKDGDGNQTILHTRDEELAKAEIGVLAAILVVTLVGNLGVLLAMYRLRKKMSRMHLFILHLGLTDLGVALFQVLPQMIWEVTYRFQGPDPLCKAVKYLQVLSMFASTYMLIAMTLDRYMAVCHPLRTLQQPSCQAYQMIGVTWLLSCLLSLPQIFIFSLREVQQGTGVLDCWAEFKYPWGAKAYITWMTLCVFVLPVAILTVCYSLICHKICKNLRGKTQSCGPCPAPTTAAAAAISYTATVHKGEECQSGSRVSSVRTISRAKIRTVKMTFVIVLAYVACWAPFFSMQMWSVWDRNAPNDESSNATYTITMLLASLSSCCNPWIYMFFSGHLLHDIMHFFSCCGNLHSNLKRQFSNGSLCSRKTTILTHSPQSTLVAAGAGVQLQLGSLRDFYQPYEEDTVTESREL, from the exons ATGGGGAAGAATAGCACTGACCATAGCAGCTTTGTGAACAGATCTTTCTTGGAGAGCACCAGACTCTTTGAGCCAAAGGATGGAGACGGCAACCAGACTATCCTCCACACCCGAGACGAAGAACTTGCCAAGGCTGAGATTGGGGTCCTGGCAGCCATCCTGGTGGTGACCCTGGTGGGGAACCTGGGTGTCCTTCTGGCCATGTACCGGCTAAGGAAGAAGATGAGCCGCATGCACCTTTTCATCCTGCACCTGGGCCTGACCGACCTTGGGGTGGCGCTCTTCCAGGTCCTTCCGCAAATGATCTGGGAGGTGACCTATCGCTTCCAGGGGCCGGATCCTCTTTGCAAGGCTGTCAAGTACCTGCAGGTGCTCAGCATGTTTGCCTCTACCTACATGCTCATTGCTATGACTCTGGACCGCTATATGGCGGTGTGCCACCCGCTGCGCACCCTGCAGCAGCCCAGCTGCCAGGCTTACCAGATGATCGGGGTCACTTGGCTGCTCAGCTGCCTGCTCAGCTTGCCTCAGATCTTCATCTTCTCTCTGAGGGAGGTGCAGCAAGGCACTGGCGTGCTGGACTGCTGGGCGGAATTCAAGTATCCCTGGGGGGCCAAAGCCTACATCACGTGGATGACCTTGTGCGTCTTCGTGCTGCCCGTGGCCATCCTCACTGTCTGCTACAGCCTCATTTGCCACAAGATCTGCAAGAACCTTCGAGGGAAGACGCAGAGCTGCGGTCCTTGTCCTGCCCCtacgactgctgctgctgctgctatttcttATACAGCCACCGTTCATAAGGGAGAAGAGTGCCAGTCCGGTTCCCGGGTCAGCAGCGTGCGCACCATCTCGAGGGCAAAGATCCGCACTGTGAAGATGACCTTTGTCATAGTGCTGGCCTATGTCGCTTGCTGGGCTCCCTTCTTCAGTATGCAGATGTGGTCGGTGTGGGACAGGAATGCCCCGAATGACG AGTCCAGCAATGCAACTTACACCATCACAATGTTACTTGCCAGCCTCAGCAGCTGCTGCAACCCCTGGATTTACATGTTCTTCAGCGGACATCTTCTTCATGATATCATGCactttttctcctgctgtgggAACCTTCACTCCAACCTCAAGAGGCAGTTCTCCAATGGCAGCCTCTGCAGCCGGAAAACCACTATCTTGACTCACAGCCCACAGAGCACCCTGGTTGCGGCTGGTGCCGGTGTTCAGCTACAACTGGGGAGCTTGAGAGATTTCTACCAGCCCTATGAGGAGGACACAGTGACTGAATCAAGGGAGCTCTAG